The sequence GCTCATCTGCCGCGACGATGTGGACCCGGGCCTCGCGATCGACGGCGCCCGGCTCGGCGCGCAGGCGCTCGTCACGATGTCGAACGACGCCTGGTTCACCACCTGGCCGCAAGGTGCCGAGCTGCACCAGGCCGCGGCTGCCTTTCGCAGCATCGAGACACGCCTGCCGCAGTACCGCGTGACCACCACCGGCTTCAGCGCTGCCATCGACCCCACCGGTGCGGTTCTCGCCAGCACCCGCATGGGCGAGCGCACCCTGGTGATCGGCGACCTGTCCGTCGCCGAGCCGCCGGTCACGCTGATGGTCCTGTGGGGCGACTGGGTGGGCCGCACGGCGGCGGTCTTTCTCGTCGTGCTCGCGGCCGTGTCGCTCGTGCGCCGCTGGCGCGGGCGGCTGGCCGGCCTGGCAACGGCACCCGCGGCGTGGCCCGCCGAGGGGGTGGTGCTGCCGCCTGCGCTTCGCGTCGTGGCGGGAGCGCTCCGCAGCGTCGCGCGCCTGAGCCTGCTCGTGATGGCGCTGGTGTTCCTCTTCGGTGACGGTCCGTTCCGCTCCAACAGCCTGGCGCAGATCCGGGCGTTCACGGCCTGCTTCCTGGTCCCGGAGCTGCTGGCGTGGCTGATGCTGCGCGCCTATGCGGCGCAGCTCAGCCTCGAAGGGGCGGTGCTGCGGCTGGCGCGCGGTGCGCGGCGGCTCGAGTTGCCTCTGGCCGACATCGTGTCCGTCGAGCCGTGGCGGCTCCCGGTCCCGGCGGCGGGCGCTTGGCTTCGCCTTCGCTCGGGCCAGCGTCACGGCCTGCTGCATGCCGACCCGGCGGGGCTGGCGCGTGCCATTGAGGCCGCAGGTGGCCCCGCGGTGGCCGATCGTCCCACCTTGCGCGCACGCACCTACGAGCAGGTGCGCCTTGCCATCCGCCGCGGGCGCCTGGAGCACCCGGTGCTCAAGTTCGTGCTCTTCCCCTTGCTGCTCGCCATCCCGGCGTTCCGGGTGCACCAGCACATCATGTTCGGCAGCAGCTTCGGCGAATACCATGCATACGGGCTCGTGGCCTACCTGCAGGCGTTTGCCATCTGGTGGGCGGCGTGGACGATCGCGGTGGTGGTCTGTGCGGCGGTGCTGCGCGCGCTCACCGAAGCCGGCACGCTGGCCAGCCTGTGGCTGCGGCCCGGTGCAGCGATCGATGCGCGCTGGTGGCTCGAGCGGGGCGGGCTCGCCTTGCTCTACCTCGGCCTGCCGGCGTGGCTGGCCATGAAGACGCTCGCCTGAAACGCGAGCTCAGGCCGTTTCCAGCACGTCGGCCTGGCGGGGGCGCACGCTCGCGAGCATGTCGGCCGCGTGCGCCAGCACCTCTTCGAGCGTGTCGCCGTGCATCGGCCAGATGGCCAGTCCGACGCTGCAGCCGATCTGCAACGTGCTGAGCGTGCGGTAGGCCAGCGGGCGCTGCAGCTCGGCCTTGATGCGTGCCGACATGCTGCGCGTGAAGTTCAGGCACTCGGTGTGCGGGGCGGCGAGCAGCAGCACGAACTCGTGCTCCTCGACGCGCAGCACGCGGTCTTCCTCGCGCACGAGCTGGCGCAGGCGGCGCGCCACCTGGCGCAGCACCTGTTCGCCGGCCTCTGCGCCGTAACGCTCGGTGATCTGGCTCACGCGGTCGAGGCCGACGTGCAGCACGCACAGGCGCAGGCCACGCTGTTCGAGGTCGTCGGACCAGGCGGTGTCGGCGTCGCCGAGTGCCTTCAGGGCCGAGAGGTCGGTGAGGGCATCGTGGTGCGCGGTGAGCAGGGGCACCGAAGGCTTGGCCGGCTGGCCAAAGGCGTCGGTGCGGCGGCGTGTGGGTTGGACGGGCGTCTGCCGCGGGCGCTCGGGCGCGCGCACCGAGCGGGGCACCACGGGGCGCGTTGGCGTGCGGCGGGTCACGAGGCCCAGCGCAAAGCAGGAGAACCAGGCCCAGGCCGCAAACGGCGCCTGTGCTGCCGTGACCGCCCAGGCGAGCAAGGCCGGCCGCGCCGGCAGGCGGGCAGTCGTTGCATCGGTGGTCGGGTCGGTCGGGCGCATGGTGCAGACAGAGGCGGGCGCTTTCATTGTGAGCCTCGGCGCAATTCGCTGTCTGGGGAATAAGGCACGTTTGTGCCTCTTTTTTCAGCAGATCGAGACGACGCCCCGGACGCGCCCTCAGAGCACGAGCCGCCCCGCGTAACCCGTCATCTCGAGGTAGCCGCGGCCCACCCGTGCGTCGCCGGCGCCCCGCAGGTCGCACAGGCCTTCCCAGTACCAGGCGCCGGTGCTGGCGCGGCTGTCGAGCTCCTGGGCGTCGAAGCGGGCCTGCACGCGGTGGCGGCCGGCGGGGGTGTCGATCGTCCACTCGACCGGGTAGCGGGCCTGCGACGCCGGGCTCTGCCATTGCCGGCCGGGCGTGAAGCGCACCTCGTCGGGCGCGAAGTTGCGCTGCTGGCCCGCCGCGTTGCGCAGGCTGCCCCCGGCGTAGAGCGCCGACCCATCGGTGCGGCGCAGGCGGAAGGCGGTGAGCGCGCTGCCGTCATCGAGGTTCATGCCGATCCAGTCCCAGCCGACGACCTCGGGGTGGAGCAGGGCGTCGCTCCACTCGTGGTCGAGCCAGGCCCGGCCCTGCACGGGCAGCGCCTGGCCGTCGAGCGTGAGCTGCCCCTGCGCCTGCAGCTGCGGCTGGCTGTAGTAGTGGCTGGCCGGGCCGGGCTGGGGCGCCTTGGCCGAGAAACCGGCCTGGCCCTGCAGCAGCACCGGCTGGGTGGTGGCGCACTGCAGGTCGAGCGCAAAGGCGGCGCGGTCGCTCGCGATGGTGGCGCGGTACACGCTGCGATCGGGGGCGCCGCTGCGCACCAGTGACCAGCCGCGCAGGCGCACGTCGGTGTCGCCGCTGGCCGCCTCGGCGATGCCGAAGCCGGCGCGCGCGATGCACTGGTCGTGCCGCTGGCGCTGCTGCGCCGGGTCGCCGAGTGCGGCATGGGCGAACACGAGCTGCGTGGGCGCGAAGCGGCTGGGCGAGCCGGCCCCGACGCCGGTGCGGCTGCGGAAGAAGGTGACCTGGAAGCCGAACTCGTGCGGGGCGCCCGAGACGGTGGCCTGCAGCACCCCCGTCAGGTACCACCATTCGGTGCGGGTGTCGGGGTGGGCGCCGAAGTCGGCCGGGAAGGTGAGCGCCCGCGGGGCCACCCCGGCGTGCGCCGGCCGCACGGCAGACAACGGGGCCAAGACGGTCAGAACCCCCAGCAATTCGCGGCGTTTCATGCGGCCAAGCATAGCCAGCCGGATGACAATGCAGGGTTCCGCAGATTACGTTGCCGATGAGCTCCTTCTCGCTACCCGAAGACTTCGACCTGGGCGAACACTTCGACCACCGCACCCTCATCCGCGCCATGGAGCTCAAGCCCCAGCAGGCCGTGACGGCGCTCCAGGTGGACGGGCCGCGACTCGTGAGCCGCGTGCAGGGTGCCGGCCCCAATGCCTACCAGCAGCACATCCAGTGGGTGCAGGACCGCCGCCTCGGCCCCAGGCTCGAAGGCCGTTGCTCCTGCCCCGCCGGCCACAACTGCCAGCACGTGGCCGCGGCGCTGATGGCCTTCGAGGCGCAGCAGATCCGTATCAAGAAAGGCCTGCCCGAAAAGCCCGGCGTGGCCACCCCCGTCGCCCGCCCGGCGCCGCCGCCGGCACCCGAGATGATCGAGCTGGGCGCGCTGGCCCTCGTGCCGGTGCTGCGGCTCACCACCTGCGTCGACGTGGCCTCCGAGGCGCTGCTGCACCACCGCTACGGCTCGGCGCAGGCCCGTTCGTCGACGCTGCGCCAGGGCGCGGCGCAGCTCTTCTACCGTTATCAGCCGGCCACCGGCAAGGCGCTCGACTATCACTTCCCCGCCGGCAACGCGACGACGACGCTCGCCGAGGTGAACGACCCGGCGCGGCCGGGCCGCATCGCGATGGGGCACTTCCAGCGCCAGTCGCTGGCCGAAGCCGCTGCGCTGCGCTCGCTGGTGGGCGAGCTGGAGCTGCGACCGTGGAGCCTCTCGGCCGGCCTGGCGGTCGAGCGTGTCACGCGCCAGCAGATGATCCGCCAGCCGGCCAGTGCGCCGGCCAGCCCCGAGTCGCACACGCCCATGCTGCTCGTGCCGCAGCGGCGCGACCGCTGGCCCGAGCTGCTGGCGCACCACATCCCCGAGCTCGAACGCCGCGGCTGGGTGGTGGAGCTGGCCGACGACTTCCCCTACGAGCTGCACCAGGCCGACGACTGGTCGGTCGACATCGGCGAAGAGCCCGGCGGCCACTGGTTCAGCGTGGGCCTGCGCGTCACGGTCGACGGCGAGCCGGTGAACCTGGTGCCGCTGCTCGTGAGCCTGGTGCAGAACGGCTGGCTCAACGGCGAGTCGGCGCTGAGCCGCACCGAAGGCAGCGAGGTGCTGGTGCCGTGGTCGGTCGAGAGCGCGCCGGCGCCCGGCACCGCGCCGCGCCAGCGCCTGCTGCGGCTGCCCATCGCGCGCGTGCTGCCGCTGATGGAGTGGCTGCGCAGCGTGTTCCGCGTGGGCGAGCGCTCCAACGCGCTGCGACTCTCGCGCTTCGACCTGGGCACGCTCGAATCGCTGGGCCAGGCCGGCAAGGTCACCGCGCCGCCCAGCTACACCGAGCTGATGGAGCAGGTGAAGCTGCTCAACGGCGAAGGCGGTCTGCCCGCCATCGAGGCCTCGCCCAACGTGCAGGCCACGCTGCGCCACTACCAGCTCGATGGCCTGGCGTGGATGGATTTCCTGCGCCGCTCGCGCCTGGGCGGTGTCCTCGCCGACGACATGGGCCTGGGCAAGACGCTGCAGGCGCTCGCGCTGCTGCAGGCCGAGCTCGACGCCGGCCGGCTCGACCGCCCGAGCCTCGTGATCGTGCCCACCAGCCTCATCGGCAACTGGGAGGCCGAGGCGCGGCGCTTCACCCCGGGCCTGAAGCTCGTGGTGCTGCACGGTGCGCAGCGCGCCAAGCACTTCAAGCACATCGCCGGCGCCCACCTCGTCATCACCAGCTACCCGCTCGCCATGCGCGACATGGCCACCCACGGCGCGCAGGAGTGGCACTACGTGATGCTCGACGAAGCACAGCGCATCAAGAACTCGCGCAGCCAAGCCGCGCTGTCGGTGAAGGAGCTCAACGCGCGACACCGGCTCTGCCTCTCGGGCACGCCGCTCGAGAACCACCTGGGCGAACTGTGGAGCCTGATGGACTTCGTCTGCCCCGGGCTGCTCGGCAGCGAGGCGCAGTTCCGCGAGCACTACCGCACGCCCATCGAGCGCCGGCAGGACACCTTCCGCGCGCAGCAGCTGGCGCGGCGCGTCAAGCCTTTCCTGCTGCGGCGGACCAAGCAGCAGGTCGCACGCGAGCTGCCCGAGAAGACCGAGACGCTGCTGCGCGTGGAGCTGAGCGGCACGCAGCGCGACCTCTACGAGACCGTGCGCGCCACGATGGACAGCAAGCTGCGCGAGGTGATCGCCCAGCAGGGCCTCGCGCGCAGCCAGATCATGGTGCTCGACGCGCTGCTGCGGCTGCGCCAGGTGTGTTGCGACCCGCGCCTGCTCAAGACCGGCGACGACGGCGAGGCGACAGCCACGCGAGCGCACCACCCGTCGGCCAAGATGGAGCTGCTGCTCGACCTGCTGCCCACGCTGGTGGAAGACGGGCGCCGGGTGCTGCTCTTCTCGCAGTTCACCGAGATGCTCGCGCTCATCGAGGCGGAGCTCGTGCGCCTGAAGCTGCCCTACCTGCTTCTCACCGGCGAGACCAAGGACCGCGGCGCCCTGGTCGAGAAATTCCAGCAGGGCGACACGCCGCTCTTCCTCATCAGCCTGAAGGCCGGTGGCGTGGGGCTGAACCTCACCGCGGCCGACACCGTGATCCTCTACGACCCCTGGTGGAACCCGGCCGTGGAGCAGCAGGCCATCGACCGCGCCTATCGGATCGGGCAGGACAAGCCGGTCTTCGTCTACAAGCTGCTCGCCAGCGGCACCGTGGAAGACAAGATGCTCGAGCTGCAGGCACGCAAGGCGGGCCTCGCCGACTCGCTGCTCTCGGGCGTGGCGAGCGACGCGGCGCTGACCGCGCAGGACTTCGACGAACTCTTCAAACCCCTGGGCGGAGAGCAGGAATAGACCCGCCGCGGGCCGACGGCCCGACGCGGATTTTTCCTACAGGCCGCGCTGGAACATCCTTCGATCATGGTGTCTTGTCGAACGCACCTTGAAGGGGGTTCCATGTCAGACCTTCCCCGTTTCCAGCGCCAGGTCCAGGCCGTGGGCCAGATGCTGTCGTCGGCCGGCTACGACGCCGATGACTTCGAGATCCAGGCCGACCGCTCCTCGCCGCTGGCCCAGTTGTTCCGCCTGGCCGGCGGCGTGCTCGTGGTGAAGCGCCGCTCCACCGGCGAGTCGCGGTTCTACGCGACCGACAGCGAATCGGCCTGGGCCGACACGCTGATGAGCGACCTCGAGCACGGCGCGCTGGCCGCGCCCACCGATACCCGACCGGGCCTCCTGTCATAGCCCGCTGCGGGCGGCTGAGGTGTCTATACTGAAGTAGATACCCCAGCGAGACGCCCGCCATGAGCACCTACAAGACCGCCAAGCTCTTCACCAACGGAGGCAGCCAGGCCGTGCGCCTGCCGGCCGAGTTCCGCTTCGAAGGCGACGAGGTCTACATCCGCCGCGACCCGCGCACCGGCAACGTCATCCTGTCGGCGCGGCCCGAGCTGTCGTGGGTGGAGTTCATCGCGCTGCGCCACCAGCTGGGCGAGCTGCCCGCCGATGCGCTCTCCGACCGTGCGCAGAGCACGCAGCGCCGCGACCCCTTCGACACCTGGGTGGAGTGACCACAGTGCTCTACCTGCTCGACACCAACACCGCCACCGCCGCGATGCGCGGCACCGCCGGCCTCGACAGCCGCCTCTCGCGCCTGCAGCCCGACGAGTGGTGCATTTCCGCCGTGACCAACGCCGAGATGCGCTATGGCGTGGCACTCAAGCCGCAGGCCATCCAGCTGGAGCGCTATGTCGACGCCTTCCTGTCGGTCGTGCGCACCGAGCCGTGGGACGAAGCCTGCGCCGAGTTCCATGGCCACCTGCGTGCGCGCCTGCGCGCCAAGGGGCACACGCTCGGCGACTTCGACGAGATGATCGCGGCCCATGCGCTCGCGCTCGGCGCGGTGCTCGTGACCGACAGCGTGCGGCACTTCAAGCGCGTCGAGGGGCTGCGGGTCGAGAACTGGATCCGCAGTTCCTGAACGGCGCGCCTACTACTGCGCCACCCCGGTGAGCCACGCCCGGCGGATCAGCCCGCCGCAATCGGCCGATTCGTTGCCGCCACCCGCCAGCGCCACGCGCGCCACGATGCCGTAGTGCGTCTTGTTGACGTCGATCCAGGGGTAGAAGCCGAAGGCGCCGGCGCTCGAGAAGGCACCGTCGCCGCTCGTCTCGACCCAATGGCCGAGCGAGTAGTGGAAGCTTTGCGACGCGGGCACCGGCGTGTTGACGGCGGTGGGGCAGGTGGCGGGGTTGGTGCACACGGCGTGGGCGCCGAGGCGTGTGGAGAGCTGCAGTTCGTTGTTGAGCAGCCTGCGCAGGAAGACGGCGTACTGCGATGGCGTGGTGCGCGCGCCGCCGGCCAGTTGCGGCTGTGTGTAGCTGAGGCTCATGCCGAGCACGCGGGTCATTTCTGCGGCGAGCGTGGCGTTGTCGAGCGCGCCGAGCCCCATGCCGGGCGCGGCGATGTTCGCGTGCACCTGCATGTGGCCGCCGCCGTACGAGAAACGGTCGACGTGGGCCGGCGTCTGCACGCCGTTGTTGCCCCGCGCCACGCACGAGGCCACGGTGTCGCTGGGCTCGCAGCCCGAGAAGCCGAAGCTCGTGTAGCCGGCGGTGAAGTTGAGGTGGCGGATGTCTTCGGCGGTGAGCGCGCCGCCGCGGCGCTCGACGACGTAGGCGCCGTAGAGCCACTTCGAGGCCGAGGCGATGTTCATCACCGTGGCGGCGGTGTAAGTGGTGGCGTTGCCGGCCTCGTTGACCGAGCCGCTGGCGCGAAGCGCCGTGCCGTCGCCCACCTCCCAGTAGAACGGGCGGATCGGCGCGCACAGGTTGCTGCTGCTCTGCGCGGTGGTCGTGGCGGCCCCGATGCGCTGCGCCAGGTCGGGGCTGCTCGGCGGTGGCGGTGCCGGCGAATCGGAGTTGCCGCCGCAGGCGCTGAGCGCCACGGTCGCGAAGAGCACGGTGAGTGCAGGCCAGCGGTCGAGCATGAGGTCCCTCGGGGTGTTGGTTTTTGTGCAGCCATTCTGTCGGGTCGCGCGCCGGCCTTGTGTTGCCGGTCTGCAAAGACGCGGTATCTGTTTGCGACACGGTGCGGGTGTTGACGAGGTCAATCCATCAAAGTAGATTTCTGTTCCATCATGAAGGAAAGCGCGTCAGACACCCGAGACACGCTCGACCAGCGCATCGCCCGCCGCGTGCGCGAGCTGCGCGCTGCGCAAGGGCTCACGCTGGAGCAGCTGGCGGCGCGCTCGGGCGTGAGCCGCTCGATGATCTCGGTCGTCGAGCGTGGCGAGAGCAGCCCCACCGCCGCGTTGCTCGACAAGCTGAGCGCCGGCCTCGGCACCAGCCTCAACGCACTCTTCGAAGCGCCGCGCGACGAGGCGCCGCCTTCACCCGTGGCGCGCCGCGCCGACCAGCCCGAGTGGCAGGACCCCGATTCCGGCTACGTGCGGCGCGCGCTCACGCCGCCGGGCATCGCCGCGACGCTGCAGCTGGTGGAGGTGAACTTCCCGCCCGGTGCGCGTGTGAACTACGAGGTCGGCGTCCACCGTGCGGGCTTCCAGCAGCAGGTGTGGGTGATGAGCGGCAGCGTCGTCGTCACCGTGGGCGGCGAGCGCCACAAGCTCGCCGCGGGCGACTGCCTCGTGCACCCGATCGACCAGCCGATCTCCTTCCACAACCCTTCGCGCCAGGCGGCGCATTACCTCGTGGCCTTCTCCGGGCCACCCACTTCCAGGAGCATGTGATGGGTCTCGCCTTGCAGCAGCTCGACGCCGAGGCCACGCGTGCGCACATGCCGGCGCTGTGCGACCTGCTGATGGATTGCGTCGCCGGGGGCGCTTCGGTCGGCTTCGTGCAGCCGATGTCCACCGCCAAGGCGCAGCGTTTCTGGGAAGGCGTGGCGGCCTCCGTGGCCCGCGAAGAGACGGTGCTGCTCGTGGCACGCGATGGCGATGGCCGCGTCGCGGGCACGGTGCAGCTCGTGCTCGCGCTGAAGGAAAACCAGCCGCACCGTGCCGAGGTGTCGAAGCTGCTGGTGCACCGGCGCGCACGCCGCCTCGGGGTGGGCGCCTTGCTGATGCGCGAAGCCGAGGCCGTGGCGCGGCGCATCGGCCGCACCGTGCTCGTGCTCGACACGTCCACGCCCGAAGCCGAGCGGCTTTACGAGCGCGAAGGCTGGTCGCGCTGCGGCACGATCCCCGACTACGCGCTGATGCCCGATGGCTCGCTGTGCGGCACCACGATCTTCTTCAAGCGCCTGTGATGCACGAGCCGCTGCGCGCCAAGGTCACTTCCCCAGGGGCCTGACGCTGCCGCAGTCGGCACTCAGCCACCGGCCGGTCTGGTCGACGGTCACGCGCTCGTTCTGGCCCATCACGACGGTGTCGACGATGCCGCGGCTGGTGTAGGCGGTCGGGCTCTGGAATTCGACCAGCGCTTCGCCCGCGGCCGGCGGGTTGGTGGCGCAGCTGAACTTCACCTTCATCGAGCTGGCGCTCTTGTCCAGCACCTGCTGCGTGCAGTCGCCCGCCTGCTGCGGTATCTGGCCGCGCTCGGCGTCTTCCTTGCTGATGCAGGCCTGCACGCTGCTGGTCTTGTCGCCGAGCTTCACGCCCTGCTGCGCCATCATCTGCTCGACCTGCTTGCGCTGGTCGGGCGGCAGCCGTGCGATGTAGGCCTGCGCCTCGCGCATCGCCATCTCGGCCTTGCCGCTCTGGCTCTTGAGCGACATGTTGATTTCCCACAGGCCGGCCTCGATGCGGGGGCCGGGCTGGGTCTGGGCGTGTGCGGTGCCGATGCAGAGCAGGGCGGCGAGTGTTGTCTTCAACTTCATCATCGATTACGGGGTCCTCTGGAGATCAATCAGCGGGGTCATCGGCCAGAATGCCGGCCTGTGACGACCCACCTGCCAATGATCCGCCGAGTACGGATGCTCACATGTGCCGCGGCCCTGTTCTTCACAGGGGCTCTGGCGATGGCACAGAACACGAACACCGCCCCGTGCGTGGAGCCGGTGCCGCCTGCAGCGTCGGGTGCAGCCCCCCAGCTGCCGCCCCCGCGCCTGCAGCAGCTTCAGTACAAGTGCCTCAAGCTGAACGGCGGCCAGCGCGTGCTGGTGGGCGAGGCCGGCGATGCAAAAGCGCCGCCGGTGCTGCTGGTCCATGGGCTGGGCAACAACGCCCACCGCGACTGGGCGCCGGTGATTCGCCCGCTGGCTGCGCAGTTCCACGTGATCACGGTCGACCTGCCGGGCTTCGGCGCCTCGCCCGGCAGCGGCGAAGGCTATTCGTTCATCGGGCTCGGGCGCGTGCTGTCGCAGGTGCTGGACCAGCTGGCGCCGGGGCAGAAGGCGCACGTGGTCGGCCATTCGCTGGGCGGCGCGGTGAGCCTCTTCTTCGCGCATGCGTATGGCGAACGGGTGGAGCGGCTGGTGCTGGTCGATGCCGCAGGCATCCTGCTGAAGAACGTGTTCGTGCAGCACATCGCCGGCCTGCGCACGCCGCAGGTGGGCATCGCGCCGGTGGACCAGATCCTCAAGGGCTTCAGCGAGCGCCTGGGCAGCGTCAAGCGCGGGCTCTTCTTCCGGCTCGACGACCGCTTCGACTTCAGCCGCTGGCTCGCGCAGAACCCGCCTGTGCGCATTGCGCTGCTCGGCCGCCACACGCAGGTGGACGCGGGCCTCGGCCTCGTCGAGCACGACTTCACCCGCGCCATCCGCGAGACCACCGCGCCCACCACCATCCTCTGGGGCGGCGACGACCCGATCGCGCCGCCGCGCACCGGCCGGCTGCTGGCCGCACGCCTGCCCGATGCGCGGCTCAAGGTCATGGAAGGTGTGGGCCACACGCCGATGCTCGAGAGCCCCGAGGCCTTTCGTGCGCTGCTGCTGGAGGCCCTGACCGTGCCGCAACTGGCGCCGCGCCAGGCGGCGAGCGTGCCGGACGCATCGCAAGGCGACGTGACCTGCAGCGCGCAGGCGGGCCGGGTGTACACCGGCCGCTTCGACACCCTCACGCTCGACAACTGCATCGGGGTGCGCATCCACACGGCGCGCATCAAGCGGCTGGTGCTCAGGAACGCGGCCGCCACGCTCGACGACGTGGTGGTGGAGTCCGACGACGTGGCGCTCACCGCCACCGACAGCGAGCTCAGCGCGACGCATGTGCGCCTGACAGGCCGCGTGGCCGTGCGCGCCGAGAACAGCTGGCTCGACCTGGCCGGCGCGAGCCTCGTGGCCCGCGAGCGCGGCGTGGAGGCGTCGCCGCCCAGCCGCGTGTTCTTCTCGGTGAGCGACATGCGCGCGCCGGACACCACCGGCGACCTGCACACCGTGTGGTGGCCGACGTCGCGCTGACCATCCCTTGCTCTTGGGGGTTAGCACCCCGAGTTGTCACCAAGTGCGGCTGTGCCGCGCGTGTGCAAACAACTCGCAACAACTCATGCGCATGTCCCCTCTATGTGCATGCGCCGCGCCTTGAGATGCTTCCCCCGGGAGCCCGACAGAGCGATACGCCACGGGTTGAACAGGGACCATCATGTACAGGGAAGACTTTTCTCCGGCAACGCTGTTGCCGGTGTCGCGTGCGCCTGCGTTGGGCGGGAGCACCACCGGTCCGGATGCGGTCATCACCGCAGCGGTTCACACGTCGCCGCGCCCGGCAGCCGCCGCCGTCGGGTTCGGCCTGCCCTTCAAGGTGAAGCTGGTCTGCGACGAGCGCCAGCTGCTGCGGGTGCAGGCCTTGCGGCAACTGGCCTACGGCCGCCACCTGCCGGGCCAGGCCGAAGCCTTCGGCAGCGCTGACGCGCAAGACCGCACGCCGGGCACCGTCATCTTCTATGCCGAAGACAAGGCGAGCGGCGAGCTGGTCGGCTCGGTGCGCGCCCAGAGCAACCGGCACGCGCCCCTGCAGATCGAAAGCAGCATCGAGCTGCCGCCCTTGCACCAGGGGCGCCAGCTGGCCGAGATCACCCGCCTGTGCGTGCGGCCGGGCTACGAGCACCAGGTGCGGCTCGCGCTGCTGAAGGCGCTCTACCTGTACTGCATCGCGATGCAGATCGGCGGCGTGGTCGCGGGCTCTCGCCGCTCGCTGCTGCGCACCTACCTCAGCCTCGGCTTCACCGATCTGTTTGGCGACGAGCGCATGTGCCCCCTGCAGCACGCCGGTGGCCTGCCGCACCGCGTGCTGTTCCGCGACATGCTGCAG comes from Piscinibacter sp. HJYY11 and encodes:
- a CDS encoding alpha/beta fold hydrolase, with protein sequence MAQNTNTAPCVEPVPPAASGAAPQLPPPRLQQLQYKCLKLNGGQRVLVGEAGDAKAPPVLLVHGLGNNAHRDWAPVIRPLAAQFHVITVDLPGFGASPGSGEGYSFIGLGRVLSQVLDQLAPGQKAHVVGHSLGGAVSLFFAHAYGERVERLVLVDAAGILLKNVFVQHIAGLRTPQVGIAPVDQILKGFSERLGSVKRGLFFRLDDRFDFSRWLAQNPPVRIALLGRHTQVDAGLGLVEHDFTRAIRETTAPTTILWGGDDPIAPPRTGRLLAARLPDARLKVMEGVGHTPMLESPEAFRALLLEALTVPQLAPRQAASVPDASQGDVTCSAQAGRVYTGRFDTLTLDNCIGVRIHTARIKRLVLRNAAATLDDVVVESDDVALTATDSELSATHVRLTGRVAVRAENSWLDLAGASLVARERGVEASPPSRVFFSVSDMRAPDTTGDLHTVWWPTSR
- a CDS encoding N-acyl amino acid synthase FeeM domain-containing protein encodes the protein MYREDFSPATLLPVSRAPALGGSTTGPDAVITAAVHTSPRPAAAAVGFGLPFKVKLVCDERQLLRVQALRQLAYGRHLPGQAEAFGSADAQDRTPGTVIFYAEDKASGELVGSVRAQSNRHAPLQIESSIELPPLHQGRQLAEITRLCVRPGYEHQVRLALLKALYLYCIAMQIGGVVAGSRRSLLRTYLSLGFTDLFGDERMCPLQHAGGLPHRVLFRDMLQTDAPVRSWRPQDYEFVYRDFHPDIEVFDSIAAAVSFGLSGRAVPSRPH
- a CDS encoding DUF3617 domain-containing protein, which produces MKLKTTLAALLCIGTAHAQTQPGPRIEAGLWEINMSLKSQSGKAEMAMREAQAYIARLPPDQRKQVEQMMAQQGVKLGDKTSSVQACISKEDAERGQIPQQAGDCTQQVLDKSASSMKVKFSCATNPPAAGEALVEFQSPTAYTSRGIVDTVVMGQNERVTVDQTGRWLSADCGSVRPLGK